The proteins below come from a single Gimesia alba genomic window:
- a CDS encoding GNAT family N-acetyltransferase yields the protein MSNQSQPVNLTICTYNEATDRGQILNIESTCMHRPWRSIDFEQSMQDPFNFTIVAKVGSKVIGYANFDMTDPQVCNGHAGFKHLYLYRIAVLPAYQRNGVGSLLLDAVKDQLSHQGVSRIRLAVEDQVRGSGKVKACRFFAACGFNSRRVDVQSLVGNVDEESLCVGFRYTLPGGKIYKNRIAKYFHAN from the coding sequence ATGAGCAATCAATCACAACCAGTGAACCTGACGATCTGCACGTACAACGAGGCAACCGATCGCGGGCAGATCCTCAATATCGAAAGCACCTGCATGCATCGACCGTGGCGAAGCATTGACTTCGAGCAGTCGATGCAGGACCCGTTTAACTTCACGATCGTGGCGAAGGTCGGCAGCAAAGTGATCGGCTATGCGAACTTCGATATGACCGATCCACAGGTGTGTAATGGACACGCTGGTTTCAAGCATCTTTACCTTTACCGCATCGCCGTGCTCCCTGCCTACCAGCGTAATGGCGTCGGGTCTCTACTGCTCGACGCCGTAAAGGATCAACTGAGCCATCAGGGGGTTTCGCGAATCCGACTGGCGGTCGAGGATCAGGTTCGCGGCAGTGGCAAAGTTAAGGCGTGCCGGTTCTTTGCCGCTTGCGGGTTTAATTCAAGACGCGTGGACGTACAGAGCCTCGTTGGCAACGTAGATGAAGAGAGCCTGTGCGTCGGATTTCGATACACCCTACCTGGTGGTAAGATTTACAAAAACCGCATCGCGAAGTACTTCCATGCAAATTAA
- a CDS encoding gp33 family protein, with amino-acid sequence MSIGEAMQSSVLDQLDEMQQSIGEGQSITQELSDPRNTMTHQQRVKMFARLENLRRDLEEALKLCKSQTEKLGGELLEDMAESGTTSINADGLNIHQKKIFYVSKRADKDGATNEAVCEALKSSGMDFLVKNADSYSAASLKAHIKELMNEGKEVPSQVAGLLNIGEKVTLTSTKRG; translated from the coding sequence ATGAGTATCGGCGAAGCGATGCAGTCCAGCGTGCTTGATCAGCTGGATGAAATGCAGCAGTCCATTGGCGAAGGGCAGTCTATCACTCAAGAGTTGAGCGACCCCCGCAACACGATGACACACCAGCAGCGAGTGAAGATGTTCGCCCGGCTGGAGAACCTGCGGCGGGATCTCGAAGAGGCCCTGAAGCTCTGTAAATCACAGACCGAGAAGCTCGGCGGTGAATTGCTCGAAGATATGGCCGAGTCCGGTACAACCTCGATCAATGCAGACGGCCTGAATATTCATCAAAAGAAAATCTTCTACGTCAGCAAGAGGGCTGATAAGGACGGTGCGACAAACGAGGCGGTCTGCGAAGCCTTGAAGAGCAGCGGTATGGACTTCCTGGTTAAGAACGCAGACAGCTACTCCGCCGCATCCCTCAAGGCTCATATCAAAGAGTTGATGAACGAGGGGAAGGAAGTTCCAAGTCAGGTCGCCGGACTGCTGAATATCGGCGAGAAGGTGACGCTGACATCAACGAAGCGAGGTTAA
- a CDS encoding DEAD/DEAH box helicase: MSEYILPVTLHGRKLQLPGPKPRELQNFIESLPNSRWWPEKNLHTCDATPATAWNILSHSPCDVSASDEVTELSHRFLRRYEMFEDTGEQPPVRVLDSWEHQRQAYWFAYHRDSALFNMWMGTGKSKPTVELAINKKCKRVIVLCPSAVLGVWRREFAQWGVPDSCRTLILDKQSWTSKRKAKEADQFLKQCEGSGKCAIIVINYESAWRTAFEKWSLGVHWNMAICDESQKIANANTNQSRYCAKLGMNSDFRLCLSGTPLKKDPLSVFGQFKFLDRGVFGTSWTRFRDRYGIKGNFGDNHIVGYKNTDELSDLISLLTFTVGQDALDLPPVLDIERPVEFDKKAMQTYKIFEQECVTSFGDNILSADNILVKLLRLQQMTSGMVPLDPEYVLGPGGEYEVVATEWEFISDAKRKGLLELLQDFPADEPFVVFCKFKQDLVAIREIAQELGRRYGEISGDRKDLTPDAKMPEGIDLMGVQIQSGGIGIDLTRACCAAYYSIGYSLDDFQQSAARLSRPGQTRPCRFWHLTVRDTIDELIYKTLERRQEINEGVLSYLKEKQQRILQTG, translated from the coding sequence ATGTCTGAATACATCCTGCCCGTCACTCTGCACGGGCGCAAACTGCAATTGCCGGGACCGAAGCCTCGCGAGCTGCAGAACTTCATTGAGTCGCTACCGAACAGTCGCTGGTGGCCTGAGAAGAATCTCCATACGTGCGACGCGACTCCTGCGACTGCCTGGAATATTCTGTCGCACTCCCCCTGCGATGTCTCGGCGTCCGACGAAGTCACCGAGCTGTCACACCGCTTTCTGCGACGATACGAAATGTTCGAGGATACCGGTGAGCAGCCTCCCGTTCGCGTGCTCGATTCATGGGAGCACCAGCGGCAGGCGTATTGGTTCGCGTACCATCGTGACTCAGCCCTATTTAATATGTGGATGGGAACCGGGAAGAGTAAACCAACGGTTGAACTGGCGATCAATAAAAAGTGTAAACGGGTGATTGTACTGTGCCCGTCCGCCGTGCTCGGCGTCTGGCGGCGTGAGTTCGCGCAGTGGGGTGTCCCCGATTCCTGTCGCACGCTGATCCTTGATAAACAGAGTTGGACTTCGAAGCGGAAAGCGAAAGAAGCCGATCAGTTTCTGAAGCAGTGCGAAGGCAGCGGCAAATGCGCGATCATCGTAATTAATTACGAGTCGGCGTGGCGGACGGCATTCGAAAAATGGAGCCTCGGCGTTCATTGGAACATGGCGATCTGCGATGAATCCCAGAAGATTGCAAACGCGAACACAAATCAGAGTCGGTACTGTGCGAAGCTTGGCATGAATTCTGATTTTCGCCTCTGCCTGTCGGGTACACCGCTCAAGAAAGATCCACTCAGTGTGTTTGGTCAATTCAAGTTCCTGGACCGTGGCGTCTTTGGAACGAGCTGGACGCGGTTTCGTGACCGCTACGGCATTAAGGGTAACTTCGGCGACAATCACATCGTCGGTTATAAGAACACCGACGAGTTGAGTGACCTGATCAGCCTGCTGACATTCACGGTCGGGCAAGATGCCCTTGACTTGCCGCCGGTGCTTGATATCGAACGGCCTGTTGAGTTCGATAAAAAGGCAATGCAGACGTATAAGATCTTCGAGCAGGAGTGCGTCACGTCGTTTGGTGACAACATACTGAGTGCCGACAACATTCTGGTGAAACTGCTGCGGCTCCAGCAGATGACGTCTGGCATGGTGCCACTCGACCCGGAGTATGTGCTCGGCCCCGGTGGTGAGTACGAAGTGGTCGCGACTGAGTGGGAATTTATCTCAGATGCGAAACGGAAGGGTCTGCTCGAACTGCTGCAGGACTTTCCTGCTGACGAACCATTTGTTGTGTTCTGTAAGTTTAAACAAGACCTCGTCGCTATTCGGGAGATCGCGCAAGAACTAGGCCGTCGGTACGGCGAAATCAGCGGTGACCGTAAAGATCTCACCCCCGACGCCAAGATGCCCGAAGGGATCGACCTGATGGGGGTTCAGATCCAATCGGGGGGCATTGGGATTGACCTTACCCGAGCTTGCTGTGCGGCGTACTACTCCATCGGCTACTCACTGGATGACTTCCAGCAGAGTGCCGCTCGACTCAGTAGGCCGGGTCAGACTCGCCCTTGCCGATTCTGGCACCTGACAGTGCGAGACACGATCGATGAATTAATTTACAAAACCCTGGAGAGACGCCAGGAGATCAACGAAGGCGTACTAAGTTACCTCAAAGAAAAGCAGCAGCGTATTCTGCAAACAGGCTAA